The Aedes albopictus strain Foshan chromosome 2, AalbF5, whole genome shotgun sequence region ttataattgtatcaagacctgttataattatgttatgtttttgaggaattgctggaaaaatggcTCAACATTTGCTCTGATTTCTTCCAACAGTAACCTATAGGAAATTTCCACTAAGCTAATTAtggtatttttaagtttttcgatAAGATATTCGTCCAGTAGTTTCCCTTGACATCCCTATATAAAgacttcgcagatttttttttattcttgcagGTATGTACGCTTTTTCATAGGTTCAACTAGAACTTTGTTCAACGGATTTTCCCGGCAAATTTCCGACAATAATCTAGGGATTTCAAGAGGATGAACAGAATCCAGATTTACTAGAATGCAATTACGAAGTTTCGTCTTACCTGCAATGCACACATCTCGGCCGTGCTTTCCGGTGCATCCCTCAAAGCTTCCACTGCCACGCCGTAGGCTGCCTGGTAATCGCCCTGCTTCTCATACAAATAGATCAGTGCCGTGTTCATCCCGTGGCCCTTAATGGTCCGAACCGCAAAGTCCAGCCTGTAGGAATCGTtggatttcaaaaactcaatCACCTCCTCCGGTTGGTACTGACACAAGAGTTCCAGATACCGTTCGCAGTCACGTGTTTCCAACTGGACGCCATTTTTCACTAGCTGCCGGAGGAATTGAAATAGTTTTTCTGGACAATCTTGCAGTAGTTGCAGGAATTGATTCATATGTCTCATGAACTGGTCCGTCGCCACTCGAGTCGTTTGTTCGCAATTGATGTCCAGAATCGTcttgaaatttttgaggaatagTGGCAACACCTGTCTCCGGTCATCTTCGCTGTACTGGCCAATGTAGTTGAATAATTCTGCGTGACGAAACTCGTCCAACAAATAACAATCGAATATTTCTTCGTATCGTCCCAATTGCTCCAGAATGTACTCCGTGACTCGATAGCATCGACCGTGGCGGGAAATTTCCAGCAGATCTTCATTCGGAATGTGACTAAGGCAGTTGGACCGGAGCAGTTCCAACCAGGTTTGCTCCTGTTCGGAGTGTTCCCGTCGGGTCATACGGCCGATGGCAATTTCCTCGCTTTGTCTAGTCAGGTATGTTATGACTCTTTCAAGCAACAGTTCGTTTTCTGGAAGTTGACGAGACGCTATCTGCTGGGCAATGAAGTTCAGCAAACATCCGATCTGAGACCAGCTGGCATGTTCCGGAGTGAGTATTTCCAGAAGAATGTTGATAATCCGTTGCCGTTGAGACAGTCCAAGTTCTCCGTTGAACTCCTTTTCTTGGAAAGCAAGTGAAATTACGTTCAGTGTTTCTCGTGTATCAAACTCCAAAAGTTTTCTCAGATATGGATAGGGTAGCTCGCTTTCTGGAGCATTTTTCGAATGGATCACGGTCAGACAGCGCAGAACTTCATGCTTAACGGTGGCAATCATATCCGGTTCAATGTCTCCCGTTGGATAGCCCCGACCGGCGAGGCAACTGGACACGTACACCAGCAAACAATTGCCCAGATGGGAATCGTTCTGTTCATTAACCAGCGGAATCAAATCCGTCAGGGAAACCGCATAATCTCGTAGAGCTTTGGTGTTCAGATACATTTGGGCTCGGTAGAGTTTCTCCTTACGACAAATGGTGAGCACTTGGTGCAAATCCAGGCATTGCCAGTCCAGCTTGAGGATTATATTCTCCAGCCGGGTTATGTCCCGTTTGCGTAGAAATTGTTCGCACAGCACTTGCGCCACCGCCGGTGCAACCCAGCTCAGGTTGTCATTCTCGATATGAAGCGCGATGATGGCCAAATAGTGATCCGTGGATGGAAGACGGTCGTAAAGCTCTTGCCATAGGAGGTTTCTGGAATATGGGATGATAAGGGTAATTAATAGTCATTCCAGTTCGAAAAATGTTAATGCCAATTTTGAATGTTTCGCAACACATCGATTTAGGGAATAAATTGAAGACAAGTGTCtttaggaattcatgaagaagttcctggaaaaatacacGAAGACATCTCTTTTAGAATACATGGAGGAAACTCTGATAGAATCTCGGATGGGTTTTCTGGGTGAATACTTGCACAATTGCAGGATAAAATGTCTGGGCGGAAACTTTAGAGAAATAAAAAATTCAATCACGGAAAAagaaaagaaattaaaaatatatctcggaaggaatccttaaagaatctcgggagaaaataTTAAAGGAATCTAGGAAATAATCTCCGAAAGAAACCAGTCAGGATTCCTGAAAAGATTCCAATAGGAATCAcctaaacaatccctggaggtgGATTGCTTgtggaaatcccgggaggaatcccagaaaatcacggaagaaatccctgaagtaggtAATCTCTAAACGAACCCCGTAAAGAGTCATAaagaaatcacagatggaatccCGGTTTAAAGCTCGGCAGGAATTCTGAaataataattgaagaaattccttgaggaataccaaaAAACGGGAAGAATATTTGAAGTGACTTCAGCAGAAATCCTGGAACGAATGCCTAAAAGAATCCCGCCACGATTCCTCgataaaaatctttgaaataatacctctacctaatccctgaagaaatccatgaaggaatgccgaccaaaatacctgaaagaatccttccaagattttctaaagcaataacGGCAAAAATGCCTGAAGTAATTACTGAAGGAGTTCCGTAGATAATGGAATTACGgcagcaattcctgctggaagctgagctgaaatccctgaaagaatcatagaagtaataattgaaaaaatctttgaaaaaaacactcaggaagagtttttaaaggaatcccatcAGTTGGTGTTTAGCAAAAATCTATATTCTTTCATGTCccttttccggaggaatccctgaagcaatcccagcaggaatttctaaagagatccTTTAcgaaatctcggcagaaatcccAGAGAAGGAATCCAGAGCGAAATCCCGGAAGTATTCGGAAggtatcccgggaggaatccttaaagaatcccgagagaaaacaTTCAATAAATCCAGGTAATAATCTCCGCAAGAAACCCGTCAGGATCTTTTCCCTGAAaacatttcaagaggaatcatctaaacaatccctggaagattccaTGTAGAAATCCCGGGAACAATCAATGAAAATCACGGAACAAGTCCCTGAAGTAATCTTGAAAGGAACCCCGTAAAGAATCCCTGATGTGATCCataaagaaatcacagaaggaatcccggctggaagctcggcaggaatccctgagatATTAATTAAAGaaaggaggaaatattgaagaaattccttgaggaatgcaaaaaaacgagaagaatctttgaagttactccagcaggaatcctgTCACAAAAACCTAAAAGAATCCCGCAACGataccttaaaaaaatctttgaaagcatAGCAGGAGGAACCACTGAAGTAATCCTAGCAGGAACCCCTAAAAGAATGCTTTACGAAACACCGGAAGTAGTCTTTGAGGAAATTCCAGCAGTATTCCATGAAAGAATGCCGActaaaatacctgaaagaatcctttcaagaatcccCAAAATAATCgtagaagaaattctggatggAATAATTTaagaaatctgtgaaaaaaaatcgggtTGTATTTATGgcggaatcccatcaggaattccgttACGAACAACtaaaaaaatccctccaggattgcctgaagaaatctcggccgaattcctgtagcaatcccagcaagaatttctaaagggatcctTTACTAACTCCCGTGAGGAATGCTGACTAGATAACCTAAAAGAATCAGGACTAAAGCCATCTCtgccgaaattcctggaaagatcccaggaggtatttctgaagaaatcttagaaagaattgcTGGCAACCCGGTAGAGGTCGGTGACTGGACGACTGGAGAAACAtcgtccaagaccgacgaagatggtgctcaaCCTTACGTTCGACGCAGGAGTAAAGTTACTATGTAACCAACAAGGTATATCAAGGTAGGTAAAACAATATCAAAAACCACTTACTTTTCGTTAATCTCGATCAAACACGCCACCATCGCTTCCAGACACAGTTCGGGCGTTTTCCGCGTTGCGTTCAAGTACTCGTCAAACATGCGAAGGATTCGCTCTTTGGCCGCAGCCAGTCGCCGGTGTCGTCCAGCGGCAGCTCGGAATCCCTCAACGGCCAGCTCGATGGCCTCGTCCCAGCGTTGCATCGAAGTCAGGTAGGAAATGCGATCGCTCCAAGCCCGGGCACTGACCCCGTGTAAACTTTTTCCCGCCAGGAGGTACAGTTGGCTGCCCTGGGAGACCACTGTGTTATAGCATGCTGAGCCACCTGCCAGGGCAAGGGCGGGCGAAACGTTTCCCCCGGTGGCGAGTCCCTTGAATTGCGCCGAGTTGTACATCAGACCCACGTTGGACAGATCGATCGTTTCCAGCTCTTTGTTAGTTCGAACATCCGACAGGTGAAGCATTTCCATCGTATCCAAACAGGCGATCGTTTTCGGCCCAAGCCAGTGTAGCGACAGGAGATTGTAGCCAAGCTGAATGTGGCGCAGGAAGATGAGCGATATGCGTCCGCTGCTATAGCTAATCTGATGGAAATACAAATCGGCTCCGCGGGCTGCGGCCAGCACAGGATCTATGGTTCGTGACGAATCGGCAGCTTGAATCAGCACCATCTGCCAGGCGAGAAGCGGCAGGCAATCCGGATAACCAGCCATTGGATGGAATTTGATAACCTTCAGTCGGGGACGGATCATCACGACAAAGAACTTGCTCAATGTGGCCAACGCAACCAAAGTGTAATTTTTCAGCGGATGCTCTTCGTCACCCAGCAGAAGCGGTTCCACCGTACAAACTTCCCCGCGAGCTCCACTAAACAAGCAGCGGGAATCACAGCCACGAATTCCCAACCTTCTGGTGAAGCTCAAACTCCAAACTGACCCTCCGGAATCGGAACAAAGCGCCAGCGCTGGTCGATTCGTCCATTTCAGATGTAACACCCCCGTATTCGGCGTTATCACCTCGTTCAATGTCCGTATAACATCACCCGTAAAGGTATCGATCATCAGTATGCTCCCCCGGGCAAATCCAGCCAGCAGCCGGGTGTTGTCCTCGTTGAAGGCCAGTGCCGAAACCGCTCCCTGAGACTTTCCATCCTGacagcaccatttcagcgtttggGAACAGTCAAATGCTAATATGTGCCCATGGGATGTCCCCACCGCAATCATCTGCGAAACCGTGCAGGATGTGGCCAATCCGGCATCTACTCGTTCCACGGCAGATGTTACTTGAGCCGTAACGCCCTGCAGTACGACATGCCTCAGAATCGATTCCACTCGTAGGTAATCCTCAGTGGCGGCCAACGACGGAGTCGGCGTCGACCCCAGATCTCTGCTGGCGCTTCCGCCTGATCCATCCACCACCCTCCTCCCTGCCGCCGTCGACACACTATCCAGGTCACTATCGATCTCGCTGAGGACGCTTTCCAAGGTTGGAAGCTGGTCCACCGCAGGAAGCGAATACTCCTCATCGTCCAGCTGAAACACACACAATCAAAACCATTATCACCATTCTTATCAGAGTGCGAATGCTCCACCCACCTCTTCGATGTCCAGTTGAAGCGATTCGGCCAGCAGACTGTCGTTCGACGAACCATGGTCGGAATCGAGCAGCGAATGCAACGATGGGGCTTTCAAATTGTTCATGACTGCGAGCTTCTCCTGTTTGCCAATTGAACCGGATGCCTAGAATGCGGCCATTCTTGCAACTATTACGGACGATTATtcgctctagattcagaaaaaaGACTCGTCACCAACCAACTCACACGTATATTTTGACCGATTCTTTGCTTTTTTGACTGATTATCGTCCCGTTTgtctcttcgatttttttttcatctcctTTTCATGCTACTTTCTGACATTAAAAATTTTTTGATCATGTTCgggtacactgaaacaaaacattcaaacaatacactgaaaatattctacacgttcgagccacatgtttcaaacatgaattttcaccacttgggaaacatctgaattGGGTActttaggcacagacaaacagacgtaatactcttcaaaacgacttggcacatgcatttaacgatcaattcaaattacatttcatttgcgcgatccttccaccagatgcgctagtgttcgatcgctttgacgtttgacagtgtacacgttgctgaatgatgcaaacgaaaattacaggcgctttGTTTAGTAGTGCGCGTGTTAgataaacgtcaaatcgaaattcatcatggccgcattgtcgcgcgcggttctaccaacaggtggcagtgtgctcataaaaaagacatcggacaaaagtttttgaggaatttcctttaagagttacgtctgtttgtctgtgctttaggggtatccagattatttcataatcagattctccacCCAAGAATTAGTCGAAAtctaaaatttcataatttttggagtccgggaactatttttaaaatgcatttaaagtttgtatggggatttttttttgttcgggtcgaactgtcattttaacgattgaactgtcattctatccacgaaaattaaaactgttttgttaatttaaccatcaaaacaaaggtattgaaatccaatacaatcacgttatactcagaaaaatgagctctttcgattaggctatagaaaatagcaatattttattcactaaacaacccaatttaacgtgtcaaaccagtcatgaatctacttttcgaaatcatgtgtaaaacacgttagtttggcaTAATAAATGTCAAATTTTTTAGAATATCAGTACCAGGCACCCAGCTGCGGGTCCCtgagagcttgctgacgtttattgacctctctctttcaagcttgcaggcgggataggatttgttttcatcgggaaacctttcctgatgacaacaaatcctattccacctgcatgtttgaaagagaaaggtgaatataCTCTACTGGAGTTAGATTTTGTACTATTTTgaatatttctagattgagtttaaataagggcaaaagtaacatgagcgaattctcttcatcgactctcttttcttcaaattaaagtgacaagatgcaaataatGGTTGcactcaaggggaatgacatatccttttctaaccggaatatccgcatttatccttttctaaccgtcgctaaccgcgtctaacttctgctcacttagcagctcgcttagcaacggttagcgacggttagaagcggataaatgcggatattccggttagaaaaggatatgtcattccccttggttgcACTTTTAggccataaatcgctaggttgcgatgcaagcTAGCGCCTAAGTGTAAACAAGTTTGatttaatttgcatcttgtcactttaatttgcagaagagagagtcgattaagagaactctctcatgttactttcgcccttatttaaactcaatctagatttgtaCTATTTTGAatattaataaaataaaataataaaaattatttaaGGGCAAACGtctaggaatttcctggaaaaccctagcgcgggttgctcgaatgagccattttacgagacgtttcggatcagctgatcgctcatttcatgaatgaaaatttgacaggaggttgcgcccaagcccgtgagtgttaatatcaatatcaaccacgatatcaacactgttgtcgtttcgtaataggatactgcaagatgacgtcacgaagctgtGAACTGACTATTCAGCGAGCTCTTTTtctgaattgggttctttaggggtatccggattattctaTAATCAGATTCTTCACCCAAACATTAGTcggaatccaaaatttcataatttttagagtgcgggaactatttttaaaatgcatttaaagtttgtatgggaaaatttttttgttcgggtcgaactgtcattttatcgattgaactgtcattctgtcgataaaaattaaaactgttttgttattttaaccatcataataaagctattggaat contains the following coding sequences:
- the LOC109408976 gene encoding vacuolar protein sorting-associated protein 8 homolog, with translation MNNLKAPSLHSLLDSDHGSSNDSLLAESLQLDIEELDDEEYSLPAVDQLPTLESVLSEIDSDLDSVSTAAGRRVVDGSGGSASRDLGSTPTPSLAATEDYLRVESILRHVVLQGVTAQVTSAVERVDAGLATSCTVSQMIAVGTSHGHILAFDCSQTLKWCCQDGKSQGAVSALAFNEDNTRLLAGFARGSILMIDTFTGDVIRTLNEVITPNTGVLHLKWTNRPALALCSDSGGSVWSLSFTRRLGIRGCDSRCLFSGARGEVCTVEPLLLGDEEHPLKNYTLVALATLSKFFVVMIRPRLKVIKFHPMAGYPDCLPLLAWQMVLIQAADSSRTIDPVLAAARGADLYFHQISYSSGRISLIFLRHIQLGYNLLSLHWLGPKTIACLDTMEMLHLSDVRTNKELETIDLSNVGLMYNSAQFKGLATGGNVSPALALAGGSACYNTVVSQGSQLYLLAGKSLHGVSARAWSDRISYLTSMQRWDEAIELAVEGFRAAAGRHRRLAAAKERILRMFDEYLNATRKTPELCLEAMVACLIEINEKNLLWQELYDRLPSTDHYLAIIALHIENDNLSWVAPAVAQVLCEQFLRKRDITRLENIILKLDWQCLDLHQVLTICRKEKLYRAQMYLNTKALRDYAVSLTDLIPLVNEQNDSHLGNCLLVYVSSCLAGRGYPTGDIEPDMIATVKHEVLRCLTVIHSKNAPESELPYPYLRKLLEFDTRETLNVISLAFQEKEFNGELGLSQRQRIINILLEILTPEHASWSQIGCLLNFIAQQIASRQLPENELLLERVITYLTRQSEEIAIGRMTRREHSEQEQTWLELLRSNCLSHIPNEDLLEISRHGRCYRVTEYILEQLGRYEEIFDCYLLDEFRHAELFNYIGQYSEDDRRQVLPLFLKNFKTILDINCEQTTRVATDQFMRHMNQFLQLLQDCPEKLFQFLRQLVKNGVQLETRDCERYLELLCQYQPEEVIEFLKSNDSYRLDFAVRTIKGHGMNTALIYLYEKQGDYQAAYGVAVEALRDAPESTAEMCALQVSGLCSRASGVLSEADRQELWFSLLKIVLSRADLTQITKNILHSASEFVDLAKLVQLVLTSGTKTGNFGDIKHVLIGMLSNSAYETVLLETTSQILGRDLHAILARERRFARRGLCVKTIKCTICRCKLYNGTKDAIVVFGNCGHALHKDCANRYCTVKGADSPSTDEAKSLTKMRCPRCDVVISEREPVSTSECRVDLGPVMVPSGHGIESSALKLSAPPRIGL